The proteins below come from a single Streptomyces sp. SCSIO 75703 genomic window:
- a CDS encoding ATP/GTP-binding protein, protein MDSATSDPRIPLGASADNGLKIVVVGGFGVGKTTMVRSVSEIRPLNTEETMTQAGAAVDDNSEVRGKSATTVAFDFGRISLDAHNVLYLFGAPGQERFWFLWDRLFSGTLGAVVLVDTRRIDDSWYAIDRLEHHGTPFIVACNDFGGPRHSPDAVREALDLDPRVPLVECDARSRESSKQVLIALVEHLRGHYAARAARPRQELV, encoded by the coding sequence TTGGACTCCGCAACCTCTGACCCCCGCATCCCCCTGGGCGCGTCCGCCGACAACGGCCTGAAGATCGTGGTCGTGGGCGGTTTCGGTGTCGGCAAGACGACCATGGTCCGCTCGGTGAGCGAGATCCGCCCCCTCAACACCGAGGAGACGATGACGCAGGCCGGCGCGGCCGTGGACGACAACAGCGAGGTGCGCGGCAAGTCCGCGACGACCGTCGCCTTCGACTTCGGCCGCATCAGCCTGGACGCGCACAACGTGCTGTACCTGTTCGGGGCACCCGGCCAGGAGCGGTTCTGGTTCCTGTGGGACCGGCTCTTCTCCGGGACGCTCGGCGCGGTCGTCCTCGTCGACACCCGCCGCATCGACGACTCCTGGTACGCCATCGACCGCCTGGAGCACCACGGCACGCCGTTCATCGTGGCCTGCAACGACTTCGGCGGCCCCCGGCACTCCCCCGACGCGGTCCGCGAGGCCCTCGACCTCGATCCGCGGGTGCCGCTGGTGGAGTGCGACGCGCGCTCGCGCGAGTCCAGCAAGCAGGTGCTGATCGCGCTGGTGGAGCACCTGCGCGGCCACTACGCGGCGCGGGCCGCCCGGCCCCGTCAGGAGCTGGTGTGA
- a CDS encoding MarR family transcriptional regulator, translating into MDRRPQEAPGKPADPRGPGEHGKPEHLAGPPVPPEELIVAAEQVLRHVRHSARTGGLSAAASSALARLSREGPRRLTELARAEGVSQPGMTQLVTRLEHAGLVRRTTAADDGRGVLVEPTGTGLEVLESRRAERARALRHLVAELTEPERRAVETALLALARVIENGSGAP; encoded by the coding sequence ATGGACAGGCGCCCGCAGGAAGCCCCCGGAAAACCGGCGGACCCCCGCGGCCCGGGGGAGCACGGCAAGCCGGAACACCTCGCGGGACCGCCGGTCCCGCCGGAGGAACTGATCGTGGCCGCGGAACAGGTGCTCCGGCACGTCCGGCACAGCGCCCGGACCGGCGGCCTGAGCGCCGCCGCCTCCTCGGCCCTGGCCCGGCTGAGCCGCGAGGGCCCGCGACGGCTGACCGAACTCGCCCGCGCCGAGGGCGTCTCCCAGCCCGGCATGACCCAACTCGTCACCCGGCTGGAGCACGCGGGCCTGGTCCGCCGCACCACCGCCGCGGACGACGGACGGGGCGTCCTGGTCGAGCCGACCGGTACGGGTCTGGAGGTGCTGGAAAGCCGCCGAGCCGAACGCGCCCGAGCCCTCCGGCACCTCGTCGCCGAACTGACCGAGCCGGAGCGGCGGGCCGTCGAGACCGCGCTGCTCGCCCTGGCCCGCGTGATCGAGAACGGGTCCGGCGCCCCCTGA
- a CDS encoding globin domain-containing protein, producing the protein MLSEQSVPVVRATLPAVGAAIGDITELFYRKMFAAHPELLRDLFNRGNQASGEQQRALAGSLAAFAGMLLERPDERPDAMLSRIAHKHASLGITSDQYKIVHRHLFAAIAEVLGDAVTPEVAAAWDEVYWLMANALVALEARLYEESGVAEGEVWRRMEVVGRREQSADAVSFDLRPADGRPLRPFRPGQYVGVQCELPDGARQIRQYSLSSAPGRPERRITVKRVRGGAGPEGEVSSWLHAHAREGDVLTVSEPFGDLVPAEGDGPLLLASAGIGVTPMLAVLDHLAATGSTRPVIVVHADRSPADHAHREEQRALAGALPGARLHLWYEEPSDSAHGAAAGRADLSGLELPSGLTAYLCGPVPFMRAVRGDLLKRGVPAGAVHYEVFGPDLWLAAS; encoded by the coding sequence GTGCTCTCCGAACAGTCCGTCCCCGTGGTCCGGGCCACCCTTCCCGCGGTGGGAGCGGCCATCGGCGACATCACCGAACTGTTCTACCGGAAGATGTTCGCCGCCCACCCCGAACTGCTGCGGGACCTGTTCAACCGGGGCAACCAGGCGAGCGGCGAGCAGCAACGGGCCCTGGCCGGCTCCCTCGCCGCCTTCGCCGGGATGCTGCTGGAGCGCCCGGACGAGCGTCCCGACGCGATGCTGTCGCGGATCGCCCACAAGCACGCCTCGCTCGGCATCACCTCCGACCAGTACAAGATCGTCCACCGTCATCTCTTCGCCGCGATAGCGGAGGTGCTCGGCGACGCCGTCACCCCGGAGGTCGCCGCGGCCTGGGACGAGGTCTACTGGCTGATGGCGAACGCCCTGGTGGCCCTCGAGGCCCGCCTCTACGAGGAGTCCGGCGTCGCCGAGGGCGAGGTCTGGCGCCGGATGGAGGTCGTCGGGCGGCGGGAACAGAGCGCCGACGCGGTCTCCTTCGACCTGCGCCCCGCAGACGGCCGGCCCCTGCGGCCCTTCCGCCCCGGACAGTACGTCGGCGTTCAGTGCGAACTGCCCGACGGCGCCCGGCAGATACGCCAGTACAGTCTCTCCTCCGCGCCCGGCCGGCCCGAGCGGCGCATCACCGTCAAGCGGGTCCGGGGCGGTGCGGGCCCCGAGGGCGAGGTGTCCTCCTGGCTGCACGCCCACGCCCGCGAGGGCGACGTGCTCACCGTCTCCGAGCCCTTCGGTGACCTGGTCCCGGCCGAGGGCGACGGCCCGCTGCTGCTCGCCTCCGCCGGTATCGGCGTCACGCCCATGCTGGCCGTGCTGGACCACCTGGCCGCCACCGGATCGACCCGCCCGGTGATCGTCGTGCACGCCGACCGGAGCCCCGCCGACCACGCCCACCGCGAGGAGCAGCGTGCCCTGGCCGGCGCCCTGCCCGGCGCCCGGCTCCACCTGTGGTACGAGGAGCCCAGCGACTCCGCGCACGGGGCCGCCGCCGGCCGGGCCGACCTCTCCGGCCTGGAACTGCCGTCCGGCCTGACGGCCTATCTGTGCGGACCGGTGCCCTTCATGCGTGCCGTCCGCGGCGACCTGCTGAAGCGCGGGGTGCCCGCCGGGGCCGTCCACTACGAGGTGTTCGGCCCCGACCTCTGGCTCGCCGCGAGCTGA
- a CDS encoding sensor histidine kinase, with the protein MNALTPTPRALDWSLHLLVAGLLVLAAARAVADGGPHATAVVVVALVLGAVYALGPALPSVRGSRRGAALWLGAVGAVWLVLLALSAEGVWLAFPLYFVQLHLLPRRAGPAVVAATAVAASTAFAAHRGSLTAAVVIGPALGAAVAVAVVWGYQALSRESEGRRRLIEELTATRADLAEAQRAAGVLEERERLAREIHDTLAQGLSSIQLLLRAAERALPGRPERALTHVGQARQAAVDSLAEARRFVAALSPPALDDTTLADALDRLCATTGERHPLVARFRLTGRPQPLSTAREVALLRVAQSALGNTVAHADARIAEVALAYLDDAVVLRVGDDGVGFDPAAVRAPAAETGGFGLAAMRARVRAVGGTLTVESAPGAGTALTVRLPLGPDADRDPGPAAAAASRSPGSPPSPGSPGSHDCEDRP; encoded by the coding sequence GTGAACGCGCTGACTCCGACCCCCCGGGCCCTGGACTGGAGCCTGCACCTGCTCGTCGCCGGGCTGCTGGTGCTGGCGGCGGCACGCGCGGTGGCGGACGGAGGTCCGCACGCGACGGCGGTCGTCGTGGTGGCCTTGGTGCTGGGCGCCGTGTACGCGCTGGGTCCGGCGCTGCCCTCGGTGCGTGGCTCGCGCCGGGGCGCCGCGCTGTGGCTCGGCGCGGTCGGGGCGGTGTGGCTGGTGCTGCTGGCACTGTCGGCCGAGGGCGTGTGGCTGGCCTTCCCGCTCTACTTCGTCCAGCTCCACCTGCTGCCGCGCCGGGCGGGGCCGGCCGTGGTCGCCGCCACGGCAGTCGCGGCGAGCACCGCCTTCGCCGCGCACCGGGGTTCCCTCACCGCGGCGGTCGTGATCGGCCCGGCGCTCGGGGCGGCGGTCGCCGTGGCGGTGGTCTGGGGCTACCAGGCGCTCTCCCGGGAGAGCGAGGGGCGGCGCCGGCTGATCGAGGAGCTGACCGCCACCCGCGCGGACCTGGCGGAGGCGCAGCGGGCGGCGGGCGTGCTGGAGGAGCGCGAGCGGCTGGCGCGGGAGATCCACGACACGCTGGCGCAGGGGCTGTCCAGCATCCAGTTGCTGCTGCGGGCCGCCGAGCGGGCGCTGCCCGGCCGGCCCGAGCGGGCCCTCACCCATGTGGGCCAGGCCCGGCAGGCAGCGGTGGACAGCCTCGCGGAGGCCCGCCGTTTCGTCGCCGCGCTGTCACCGCCCGCGCTGGACGACACCACGCTCGCCGACGCGCTGGACCGGCTCTGCGCCACCACCGGCGAGCGGCATCCGCTCGTCGCCCGGTTCCGGCTCACCGGGCGGCCCCAGCCGCTGTCGACGGCGCGGGAGGTGGCGCTGCTGCGGGTCGCCCAGTCCGCGCTGGGCAACACGGTCGCGCACGCGGACGCGCGGATCGCCGAGGTCGCCCTCGCCTACCTCGACGACGCCGTCGTGCTGCGCGTCGGCGACGACGGGGTGGGTTTCGATCCGGCGGCGGTGCGCGCGCCGGCGGCGGAGACGGGCGGTTTCGGGCTGGCGGCGATGCGGGCGCGGGTGCGGGCCGTGGGCGGCACGCTCACCGTGGAGTCCGCGCCGGGCGCGGGCACCGCACTCACCGTCCGGCTCCCGCTCGGTCCCGACGCCGACCGCGATCCCGGCCCCGCTGCCGCTGCCGCTTCCCGCTCCCCCGGCTCTCCCCCCTCCCCGGGCTCCCCCGGCTCCCACGACTGCGAGGACCGCCCGTGA
- a CDS encoding DUF742 domain-containing protein codes for MSRPGRDDAPDRLYTLTQGRSRSGPDSPFDLVTLVVAECEPTPGMQSEHVAILRMTRAPAAVVEIAAELRLPVSITRVLLADLHAAGRVSARHPRLTAVPDPDILEQVLVGLRNL; via the coding sequence ATGAGCCGCCCCGGCCGCGACGACGCGCCCGACCGGCTGTACACCCTGACGCAGGGACGCAGCCGGTCGGGGCCGGACAGCCCCTTCGACCTGGTCACCCTCGTCGTCGCCGAGTGCGAACCGACCCCCGGCATGCAGTCGGAGCACGTGGCGATCCTGCGGATGACCCGGGCGCCCGCCGCCGTGGTGGAGATCGCCGCCGAGCTGCGGCTCCCGGTGAGCATCACCCGGGTCCTGCTCGCCGACCTCCACGCGGCCGGCCGCGTGAGCGCCCGGCACCCGCGCCTGACCGCCGTTCCCGACCCCGACATCCTGGAGCAGGTGCTCGTTGGACTCCGCAACCTCTGA
- the nsrR gene encoding nitric oxide-sensing transcriptional repressor NsrR has translation MRLTKFTDLALRSVMRLAVVRDGDDPLTTREVAEAVGVPYTHTAKAVTRLRHLGVVEARRGRGGGLTLTGFGRQASVGWLVRELEGEGEVVACEDDPPCPLRAACRLRGALRAAQEAFYAALDPLTVADLVAAPTGPVLVGLTSRPPG, from the coding sequence GTGCGGCTGACGAAGTTCACCGACCTGGCGCTGCGTTCCGTGATGCGCCTGGCGGTCGTGAGAGACGGTGACGACCCGCTGACCACCCGCGAGGTGGCCGAGGCCGTGGGGGTTCCGTACACGCACACGGCGAAGGCCGTCACGCGCCTGCGTCACCTCGGCGTGGTGGAGGCGCGGCGCGGACGCGGCGGCGGGCTGACGCTGACCGGCTTCGGCCGGCAGGCGTCGGTCGGCTGGCTGGTGCGCGAGCTGGAGGGCGAGGGGGAGGTCGTCGCCTGCGAGGACGATCCGCCGTGCCCGCTGCGCGCCGCCTGCCGGCTCAGGGGGGCCCTGAGGGCCGCGCAGGAGGCGTTCTACGCCGCGCTCGACCCGCTGACCGTGGCCGATCTGGTGGCCGCGCCGACCGGGCCGGTCCTGGTCGGCCTGACCTCCCGCCCGCCCGGCTGA
- a CDS encoding ATP-binding protein: MTAPAPPGDRPALRTLAAVALPCAVVSALAVGGAVTAAPPAVRAPLALGGSAGAILLCAALTVAVHALRTARTTRRALEAARAEAERLAGERARLAGQARAERERLREEADREREDLLAEHERAVERAAREAERERTRLTEDHDREVARLTEETARLRARLDQAASERAAALSATANAAGRMQALATGMLADLRAMEERHSDEDVLADLLHLDHRTAQAGRIADSVAVLTGARSGRRWARPIGMESILRGAMGRIAGYRRVRVHSVSDSAVAGHAAEGVMHALAEILDNAATFSPPTAEVHVYVEEVPSGVIVSVEDSGLVMGDVQLRRAQRAVSGDSAGLGGLTGTRLGLAVVGRLSVKYGLQVSFRPSARGGTGVLVLIPQEILAGATGSGDAAAARSGAGSTTVPATAEAAGPRRGTPGDQGARSARTRAGAGPLTPAAAPPAPAAPSARPDPKTPARPEAASHPEGSRTGTRPEAAAPAPSARPHPDDLPRRASATRTDRTADTAETADTANTAGAPDTPDTRGTAVTRGTADGADAEPPGLPRRRRGRTLAAAERTRAARAAAPPAAPPAEGDAKARVARFSSFRRAVRPAAPDSAARDTSPGGERAEAPRTHPDAPSPTTAHPEGDTTS, encoded by the coding sequence ATGACCGCGCCCGCCCCTCCCGGCGACCGACCCGCCCTCCGTACCCTCGCCGCCGTGGCCCTGCCGTGCGCGGTGGTCTCCGCGCTGGCCGTCGGCGGTGCCGTCACCGCCGCCCCGCCGGCGGTGCGCGCCCCCCTCGCCCTGGGCGGGAGCGCGGGCGCCATCCTCCTGTGCGCCGCCCTCACCGTGGCCGTCCACGCGCTGCGGACGGCGCGGACCACCCGCCGGGCGCTGGAGGCCGCCCGCGCCGAGGCGGAGCGGCTGGCCGGCGAGCGGGCCCGCCTGGCCGGGCAGGCCCGCGCCGAGCGGGAGCGCCTGCGCGAGGAGGCGGACCGCGAACGCGAGGACCTCCTCGCCGAGCACGAGCGCGCGGTGGAGCGCGCCGCGCGGGAGGCGGAGCGGGAGCGGACCCGTCTGACCGAGGACCATGACCGGGAGGTCGCCCGGCTCACCGAGGAGACCGCCCGGCTGCGGGCCCGCCTCGACCAGGCCGCCTCCGAACGCGCCGCCGCCCTGTCCGCGACCGCCAACGCGGCCGGCCGCATGCAGGCGCTGGCCACCGGCATGCTCGCCGACCTGCGCGCCATGGAGGAGCGGCACAGCGACGAGGACGTCCTCGCCGACCTGCTCCACCTCGACCACCGCACCGCGCAGGCGGGCCGGATCGCCGACTCCGTCGCCGTGCTCACCGGGGCCCGCTCCGGCCGCCGCTGGGCCCGGCCGATCGGCATGGAGTCGATCCTGCGCGGCGCCATGGGACGCATCGCCGGCTACCGGCGGGTGCGGGTGCACTCGGTCAGCGACAGCGCGGTCGCCGGGCACGCCGCCGAGGGCGTCATGCACGCGCTCGCCGAGATCCTGGACAACGCGGCCACCTTCTCCCCGCCGACCGCCGAGGTCCACGTGTACGTGGAGGAGGTGCCGTCCGGGGTCATCGTCTCCGTCGAGGACAGCGGACTCGTCATGGGCGACGTGCAGTTGCGCCGCGCGCAGCGGGCGGTGTCCGGCGACTCCGCCGGGCTCGGCGGCCTCACCGGCACCCGGCTCGGACTGGCCGTCGTGGGCCGGCTGTCCGTCAAGTACGGGCTCCAGGTCTCCTTCCGTCCCTCGGCGCGCGGCGGCACGGGCGTGCTGGTGCTCATCCCGCAGGAGATCCTGGCGGGCGCCACCGGCTCCGGCGACGCGGCCGCCGCCCGGTCCGGGGCCGGGTCCACCACGGTCCCGGCGACCGCCGAGGCCGCCGGCCCGCGCCGCGGCACCCCCGGCGACCAGGGCGCCCGGTCCGCCCGCACCCGCGCGGGCGCCGGTCCGCTCACCCCGGCCGCCGCTCCGCCGGCCCCCGCCGCCCCGTCCGCCCGGCCGGACCCGAAGACCCCGGCCCGCCCGGAGGCCGCCTCCCACCCCGAGGGCTCCCGCACCGGCACCCGGCCCGAGGCCGCGGCCCCGGCGCCGTCGGCCCGGCCGCACCCCGACGACCTGCCCCGCCGCGCCTCCGCCACCCGTACCGACCGCACGGCGGACACGGCAGAGACGGCGGACACGGCGAACACGGCCGGCGCACCGGACACCCCCGACACGCGGGGCACCGCCGTCACGCGGGGCACCGCCGACGGCGCGGACGCGGAGCCGCCCGGACTCCCCCGGCGCCGGCGCGGCCGGACCCTCGCCGCGGCCGAACGGACCCGCGCCGCCCGCGCCGCGGCACCGCCCGCCGCACCGCCCGCCGAGGGCGACGCGAAGGCCCGCGTGGCCCGCTTCAGCAGTTTCCGCCGGGCCGTCCGGCCCGCCGCACCCGACTCCGCCGCACGGGACACCTCCCCGGGCGGGGAGCGGGCCGAGGCTCCCCGGACCCACCCCGACGCCCCGTCACCCACCACCGCGCACCCGGAAGGCGACACCACCTCATGA
- a CDS encoding roadblock/LC7 domain-containing protein, which yields MTGQTTADEKLTWLIEGLLERTPDARHALVLSRDGLKLCRTPELTVDQADQLAAIAAGIQSLSHGASVEFGDGSGGVRSAMTEFYGGVLFIVEAGEGAHLAVVTSEDADAGLVGHNMSELVEQLGEHLTAPPRTA from the coding sequence ATGACCGGCCAGACCACCGCCGACGAGAAGCTCACCTGGCTCATCGAGGGCCTCCTGGAGCGCACGCCGGACGCGCGGCACGCGCTCGTGCTCTCCCGGGACGGCCTCAAACTCTGCCGCACCCCGGAGCTCACCGTCGACCAGGCCGACCAGCTCGCCGCGATCGCCGCCGGCATCCAGTCGCTCTCCCACGGCGCGTCCGTGGAGTTCGGCGACGGCAGCGGCGGGGTCCGCTCGGCGATGACCGAGTTCTACGGCGGCGTCCTGTTCATCGTGGAGGCCGGCGAGGGCGCGCACCTGGCCGTCGTCACCTCCGAGGACGCCGACGCCGGACTCGTCGGGCACAACATGAGCGAGCTGGTGGAACAACTCGGCGAGCACCTGACCGCGCCGCCCCGCACCGCATGA
- a CDS encoding GAF and ANTAR domain-containing protein, translated as MDWRTFAQQMARMARDLLAQESVNDTLARITGSAIELVEGCDAAGILILRGQEVRSLAPSSSLVVESDRLQERVREGPCFDAARAGTGRRQYRIADFTDEARRWPRYVPEARALGLGSMMGFLLFTEDEDLGALNLYSRRPGAFTEASETAGWLLASHAAVAFSSARTHAQLQEAIGTRHTIGEAMGILMGSHRLTEDEAFAALRRYSQDHNVKLREVARQVCERGALP; from the coding sequence ATGGACTGGCGCACGTTCGCCCAGCAGATGGCCCGGATGGCCCGCGACCTGCTGGCCCAGGAGTCGGTCAACGACACCCTGGCGCGGATCACCGGGTCGGCCATCGAACTGGTCGAGGGGTGCGACGCCGCCGGCATCCTCATCCTGCGCGGCCAAGAGGTGCGGTCGCTCGCCCCCAGTTCCTCGCTGGTCGTCGAGAGCGACCGGCTCCAGGAGCGGGTGCGGGAGGGCCCCTGCTTCGACGCCGCCCGCGCGGGCACCGGCCGGCGGCAGTACCGGATCGCCGACTTCACCGACGAGGCGCGGCGCTGGCCCCGGTACGTGCCCGAGGCCCGCGCCCTGGGCCTTGGCTCGATGATGGGGTTCCTGCTGTTCACGGAGGACGAGGACCTGGGCGCGCTGAACCTCTACTCCCGGCGGCCCGGCGCCTTCACCGAGGCCAGCGAGACCGCGGGGTGGCTCCTGGCCTCGCACGCCGCGGTGGCCTTCTCCAGCGCCCGCACCCACGCGCAGTTGCAGGAGGCCATCGGCACCCGGCACACCATCGGCGAGGCGATGGGCATCCTCATGGGCAGCCACCGGCTCACCGAGGACGAGGCGTTCGCCGCCCTGCGCCGCTACTCGCAGGACCACAACGTCAAGCTGCGCGAGGTCGCCCGCCAGGTCTGCGAGCGCGGCGCCCTGCCCTGA
- a CDS encoding MFS transporter, with protein sequence MSAPHEKAAGPFRQPKAVWAVAFACVISFMGIGLVDPILPALAENLHATPSQVSLLFSSYLIVTAVAMLFAGWVSSRIGAKRTLIVGLAVIVVFSALAGTSGSIDGIVGFRAGWGMGNALFIATSLAVIVASASGGFGGAIILYETALGLGIAVGPLLGGELGAISWRGPFFGVAVLMALALVATLAFVPNLPRPKRRTSPLAPLRALRHRGLLTMGLMALLYNWGFFTMLGYAPYPMELDAHQLGLVFTAWGLLVAAFSVFVAPRLQGRYGTAPVLYANLSGLSVVMAVIAAGVATPAVVIVAVIVSGAFIGINNTLTTQAVMLVSPVERPVASSAYGFLRFIGGGLAPYVAGRLADATDLSVPFYLGAGTFLLAIPVLAGGHRLLVRAETAGAEAEPVPPALTRVGSPTVPGTPPVIVAVGAHDRAGAVVDAAARLAEASGSPLEVVHVRQTAVVEGQAVETETHEQARAAVTAHLDRLAGRGVTVTGQILTSVGDHAAAGRVLARHAADTGARTVAVGRSPRGPLEQFADGSLTSALTHESDCTVVLVDPGADPRPLTAATLGELRAEAARAARPGGR encoded by the coding sequence ATGAGCGCACCGCACGAAAAGGCCGCCGGGCCCTTCCGGCAGCCCAAGGCCGTCTGGGCCGTCGCCTTCGCCTGCGTGATCTCGTTCATGGGCATCGGCCTGGTCGACCCGATCCTGCCCGCCCTCGCCGAGAACCTGCACGCGACCCCCAGCCAGGTCTCCCTGCTCTTCAGCAGCTACCTGATCGTCACCGCCGTGGCGATGCTCTTCGCCGGCTGGGTCTCCAGCCGCATCGGCGCCAAGCGCACCCTGATCGTCGGCCTCGCCGTCATCGTGGTCTTCTCCGCCCTCGCCGGAACCTCCGGCTCCATCGACGGCATCGTCGGCTTCCGCGCCGGGTGGGGAATGGGCAACGCCCTGTTCATCGCCACCTCCCTCGCCGTCATCGTGGCCTCCGCGAGCGGCGGCTTCGGCGGCGCGATCATCCTCTACGAGACCGCCCTCGGCCTCGGTATCGCCGTCGGCCCGCTGCTCGGCGGCGAACTCGGCGCCATCAGCTGGCGCGGCCCCTTCTTCGGCGTCGCCGTCCTCATGGCCCTCGCGCTGGTCGCCACCCTCGCCTTCGTACCGAACCTGCCCAGGCCGAAGCGCCGCACCTCGCCCCTCGCCCCGCTGAGGGCCCTGCGCCACCGCGGCCTGCTGACCATGGGCCTCATGGCCCTGCTGTACAACTGGGGCTTCTTCACCATGCTGGGCTACGCCCCGTACCCGATGGAGCTGGACGCCCACCAGCTCGGTCTGGTCTTCACCGCCTGGGGCCTGCTGGTCGCCGCCTTCAGCGTCTTCGTCGCCCCGCGCCTCCAGGGCCGGTACGGCACCGCGCCCGTCCTCTACGCCAACCTGTCCGGCCTCTCCGTCGTCATGGCCGTCATCGCGGCAGGCGTCGCCACCCCGGCCGTCGTCATCGTCGCCGTCATCGTCAGCGGCGCCTTCATCGGCATCAACAACACCCTCACCACCCAGGCCGTCATGCTGGTCTCCCCGGTCGAGCGGCCCGTGGCGTCCTCGGCGTACGGCTTCCTCCGCTTCATCGGCGGCGGCCTCGCGCCCTACGTCGCCGGCCGGCTCGCCGACGCCACCGACCTGAGCGTCCCCTTCTACCTGGGCGCGGGGACCTTCCTCCTCGCCATCCCCGTCCTGGCCGGCGGGCACCGGCTGCTCGTCCGGGCCGAGACGGCGGGCGCGGAGGCCGAGCCGGTGCCCCCCGCCCTCACCCGCGTCGGCTCCCCGACGGTGCCCGGCACCCCGCCCGTGATCGTCGCCGTCGGCGCCCACGACCGGGCCGGCGCCGTGGTGGACGCCGCCGCCCGGCTCGCCGAGGCCTCCGGCAGCCCCCTGGAGGTCGTCCACGTACGGCAGACCGCCGTCGTCGAGGGTCAGGCCGTGGAGACGGAGACCCACGAACAGGCCCGTGCCGCCGTGACCGCGCACCTCGACCGGCTCGCCGGCCGCGGCGTCACCGTCACCGGGCAGATCCTCACCAGCGTCGGCGACCACGCCGCCGCGGGCCGCGTCCTCGCCCGGCACGCCGCCGACACCGGGGCCCGTACGGTCGCCGTCGGACGCTCCCCGCGCGGCCCCCTGGAGCAGTTCGCCGACGGCAGCCTCACCAGTGCCCTCACCCACGAGTCCGACTGCACCGTGGTCCTCGTCGACCCGGGGGCGGACCCGCGGCCCCTGACCGCCGCCACCCTCGGCGAACTGCGCGCGGAGGCGGCGCGGGCGGCCCGGCCCGGCGGCCGATGA
- a CDS encoding cytochrome P450, with protein sequence MNTDTSDAVPLGGPRFQTDPAGLYRRMRREHGAVTPVVLDGGVPAWLVLGYRELHQVTGDPVLFSRDSELWNQWENIPDGWPLLPMIGRRQPSILYTVGERHRRRAAMVSDALEAVDPHLLRGHAERFADELVDRLCAKGEADLVGEYAMLLPVRVLARLYGFSDEQGPALVTALNDMIDGRERALAGQAHLATSMARLLADRGAEPADDVASRMLADTGGFSEEEIAQDLMVMMAAGHQPTADWMGNSLRLMLTDDRFAASLFGGRNSVAEAMNEVLWEDTPTQNVAGRWASRDTQLGGRRIRAGDLVLLGLQGANSDPQVRTDGSALTGGNNAHFSFGHGEHRCPFPAQEIAEVIARTGIEVVLDRLPDIDLAVPAGSLTRRPSPWLRGLTELPVRFTPTTALGGTSA encoded by the coding sequence GTGAACACCGACACGAGCGACGCCGTACCGCTCGGCGGCCCCCGTTTCCAGACCGACCCCGCCGGCCTCTACCGGCGGATGCGGCGCGAGCACGGAGCGGTCACCCCGGTGGTGCTGGACGGCGGCGTACCGGCCTGGCTGGTGCTCGGCTACCGGGAGCTGCACCAGGTCACCGGCGACCCGGTGCTCTTCAGCCGCGACTCCGAACTGTGGAACCAGTGGGAGAACATCCCCGACGGCTGGCCGCTGCTGCCGATGATCGGCCGCCGGCAGCCGTCGATCCTCTACACGGTCGGCGAGCGGCACCGCCGGCGCGCCGCCATGGTCAGCGACGCCCTGGAGGCCGTCGACCCGCACCTGCTGCGCGGCCACGCCGAGCGGTTCGCCGACGAACTGGTGGACCGGCTGTGCGCCAAGGGCGAGGCGGACCTCGTCGGCGAGTACGCGATGCTGCTGCCGGTGCGGGTACTGGCCCGGCTCTACGGCTTCTCCGACGAGCAGGGTCCGGCCCTGGTCACCGCCCTCAACGACATGATCGACGGGCGGGAGCGGGCGCTGGCGGGCCAGGCGCACCTGGCCACGTCGATGGCGCGGCTGCTCGCCGACCGCGGGGCCGAACCGGCCGACGACGTCGCCTCCCGGATGCTCGCCGACACCGGCGGCTTCAGCGAGGAGGAGATCGCCCAGGACCTGATGGTGATGATGGCGGCGGGGCATCAGCCGACCGCGGACTGGATGGGCAACTCGCTGCGGCTGATGCTGACCGACGACCGGTTCGCGGCGTCCCTGTTCGGCGGGCGCAACAGTGTCGCCGAGGCCATGAACGAGGTGCTGTGGGAGGACACCCCCACGCAGAACGTGGCCGGGCGCTGGGCCTCCCGCGACACCCAGCTCGGCGGGCGGCGCATTCGCGCCGGCGACCTGGTGCTGCTCGGGCTCCAGGGCGCCAACTCCGATCCGCAGGTGCGCACCGACGGTTCGGCGCTCACCGGCGGGAACAACGCGCACTTCTCCTTCGGCCACGGCGAGCACCGTTGTCCCTTCCCCGCGCAGGAGATCGCCGAGGTGATCGCGCGGACCGGTATCGAGGTCGTCCTCGACCGGCTGCCGGACATCGACCTCGCCGTGCCGGCCGGCTCCCTCACCCGCCGCCCCTCGCCCTGGCTGCGGGGGCTGACCGAGTTGCCCGTGCGGTTCACCCCGACCACTGCCCTGGGAGGCACGTCAGCATGA